ATTGGATTAAACCACTCTTAATTTCAGCCAGCACAAACTGCTGTACTTTCTTCTCCAACTCCAGATTGAGCTGCGGAGCATCTCCCTGCACCAAACCAAAATGTATTTTCAGATATTCGCTGCCCCCCAGTTCCGGCAGGGTTTCACCCACTAGGAAAATAGCGTCGTCCTCCTGTTTAAAGCCCGGGGTACAAACCTTGGTCAGTTCTTCCACCAAGCCTACCATACCAATGGTTGGTGTGGGGTAGACGGCGTTCCCTTTGGTTTCGTTATATAAACTGACATTGCCGCCGGTCACCGGTGTCTCCAGAGTGCGGCAAGCATCGGCCATACCCTCAATACATTGCCAGAAGGTCCACATCACTTCAGGTTTTTCCGGGTTGCCGAAATTGAGGCAATTGGTGACGGCCAGGGGTTTCGCGCCGGCACAAACCAGGTTACGGGCCGCCTCGGCCACCGCTATGGCCGCACCGGTTTTCGGGTTCAGATAGCAGTAACGGCCGTTGCAATCGGTGGTCATGGCGATACCTTTATTGGTGCCCTTGACCCGCAGCACCGCTGCATCGGCACCGGGTCGTACCACGGTGTTCAGTCCCACCATATGATCGTATTGCTGATAAACATACTCTTTGCTGGCAATATTGGGTGACGCCAACAGCTTTAACAATACTTCGTTATAATCTTCGGGCATGGGCAGGGAATCCAGGGAGTAATTCTGTACCTCGGCCAAATAGGGGGGCTGCGCCGTAGGACGATGATAGACCGGTGCCTCTTCCGTCAAGGCCTTGGCCGGAATTTCCGCCACCACCTGGTCCCCTTCCTTCAGCCGCAAAATACCGTCGTCAGTTACTTGGCCCACCACTACCGCGTCTAAGTCCCACTTGGCAAAGATTTCCTTGACTTTCTCCTCGGTACCCTTTTGTACCACCAGCAGCATCCGTTCCTGGGATTCTGAGAGCATCAGTTCATAGGGTGTCATACCCTCCTCCCGGCGGGGAACCAGGGCCAAATCCATCTCCAGGCCGGTGCCGGCTCGGCTGGCCATTTCACAGGAAGAACTGGTGAGACCTGCTGCTCCCATATCTTGAATTCCCACCACATATCCTGTTTTAATCACTTCCAGACAGGCTTCCAGCAGCAGTTTCTCCATGAAGGGGTCACCCACCTGGACGGCCGGACGCTTTTCCGCAGCTTCTTCGGATAACTCTTCCGAAGCAAAGGTGGCACCATGAATGCCGTCCCGACCGGTCTTGGCACCCACCACCATCACCGGGTTGCCAACGCCGGAGGCCACTCCCTTTTTGATATCTTTCTGATCGATGAGACCTACACACATGACATTGACCAGACAGTTATCTTCATAGCTATCGGCAAAGTATACTTCCCCACCCACTGTGGGTACACCGATACAGTTTCCGTAGCCACTAATACCAGCTACCACGCCATCAAACAAATAGCGTACCCGGGGGCTCTTTAATTCACCAAAGCGCAGGCTATCCAATACCGCTATGGGGCGAGCACCCATGGTGAAGATATCCCGCAAGATGCCGCCTACACCGGTGGCTGCACCTTGATAGGGTTCAATGGCCGAAGGGTGATTATGACTTTCAATCTTAAATACCACCGCTTGTCCATCACCAATATCCACTATACCGGCATTTTCGCCGGGGCCTTGTAAAATGGCAGGCCCTTCTGTGGGCAGGGTTTTCAAAGCTGGCCGGGAGGTTTTGTAACTGCAGTGTTCCGACCACATCACAGCAAAGATACCAACTTCCACATAATTGGGGTGACGACCTAAAATTTCCACTATTCTGTTATATTCATCGTCGGTGAGGCCCATCTCGCGCCAGATTTTCGGATCCAAGGACATTAGCCGCACCTCCTCAGCCACTGTTGTAAAAGGGATTGGAAAATAAGCTGACCGTCGGTATTGCCAAGAATTGCTTCGGCACAGCGCTCGGGGTGGGGCATCATACCCAGTACGTTACCTTTGCTGTTACAAATACCGGCGATGTTGTTAACGGAGCCATTGGGATTGGCGGCAGGGGTAATTTCTCCGTAGGGATCACAGTAACGGAAGATAACCTGTTTGTTTTCCTCCAGTTGCTGAATAATCTCTGGATCAGCGTAGTAGTTACCTTCGCCGTGGGCAATGGGAACACGGATTACCTGGCCCACCTCTGCCTGACAGGTGAAGGGAGTAGCATTATTTTCTATTCTCAAATAGGTATCGTCACAGATAAACTGTAGGTTTTTATTACGGTGCAAGGCACCGGGTAATAGCCCTGCCTCGGTGAGAATTTGGAAACCGTTGCAAATTCCCAGCACCAAGCCACCCTTTTGGGCAAATTCAATAACTGGTGTCATTACCGGCGAAAATCTGGCCACGGCACCACATCTTAGATAGTCTCCGTAGGAGAATCCCCCAGGCAACACAATGCAATCATAGCCATCCACACTACCTGCTTTATGCCAAATGTATTCCACTGTCTGCCCGGTCGAAGCTTTAATTGCGTGCAGGCAGTCGGCGTCACAATTGGAGCCGGGAAATACCACCACTCCAAACTTCACCCTTTACACCTCCACCAATTCAAATGTATAGTCCTCGATAACCGGATTTACCAGCAGTTTATCGCACATATCCCGAACCTGCTTTTCTGCTGCTGCCCGATCGGCAACCTCAAGATCCACGACCATATAACGACCGATGCGCACTTCCGGCACATTTTGATAACCCAGGGCATAGAGTGATTTACGCACCACACTACCCTGCGGATCGAGAACACTTTTTCTCAGGGTAACGTAGATTTTGGCTTGGAACAACGCTAGTACCCCCTTTGTTTTGATAGATTCATTGTTAGATTTTGGGACGCACGGCTATTTTTTAGCCTTTGGTCTATTCCGTACTTTCTTTCCAGGTGTAGTTTTCTATTTATCTATATTATCTGAGTCTTACAGGCACTCGGCCTAAATCTTATAAACCGTAGCCAGGGAATAATTGGCCTGGGGCCAACCTACTCCCCGGTCAATCTCCTTAATACTTCCTGATAGGCGTCTTCCACGCCGCCCATGTCTCTGCGGAACCGGTCTTTATCCAGTTTTTCACCGGTGGTTTTATCCCAAAAACGGCAGGTGTCCGGGGAAATCTCGTCGGCCAGGATGACTTCACCCTTGTGTAGACCGAATTCCAGTTTAAAGTCAATGAGATCTATATTGGCAGGAGCTAAGAACTCTCTTAAAATGTCGTTTACTTTGAGGGAAGTTTCTTTAATTACGGCCATTTGTTCCGGGGTGGCTAAATTCAGTGCAGCAATGTGAGAAGTATTAATGAGAGGATCACCCAAGGCATCATCTTTATAATAGTATTCAAGTACAGTTTGTGGCAGCAGGGTACCTTCCGGTAGACCTACCCTTTTGGCCAAACTCCCGGCCACAATATTTCTTACTACCACTTCTACCTTGATAATTTCCACAGCCTTAACCACCATTTCGCGGTCGTTAATCAGCTTCACAAAATGAGTGGCTATGCCCTTTTCTTCCAATAGTTTAAAAAAGACTGCCGATAATTTGTTGTTCACCACGCCTTTGTTATCAATGGTACCTTTTTTCAGGCCATTGAAGGCGGTGGCATCATCTTTGTACTCTACCCAGTAGTAATCGGGGCTGTCTGTACGGTACACTTTTTTGGCCTTGCCTTCATAAATCATCTCTAGTTTCTGCACAGGATATCTCCTCCTTTTTGTGCGGTGAGATGTGAGAGGTGAGAAGCAGTTGTGCCGCCACTTCCCGAGGGGGATTTGGCACTGAAGTTCTTCCCACCTTACTCACCGTTTATCTATTCTTACGCAAACCCTATAACCCAAACCTGGAGTAAATGTCGTCAATATGGGCTAAGTGGTAGCTGTAATCAAAGAGATTCTGTAGTTCTTCAGAGGTAAGCTGTTCTCTAATGTCTTCGTCGGCCTCAAGCAGTTCTATAAAACGAGTACCGGTACGCCAGGCCTCCATGGCGTTGCGTTGTACCAGTTCGTAAGCCCGTTCCCTGGTTAACCCCTTGTCTACCAGAGCCAGCAGTACCCGCTGGGAAAAGACCAGGCCCAGGGTTTTTTCCAGATTGCGCTTCATGTTCTCGGGATAGACCAGGAGTTTTTCCATAATACCGGTAAAGCGATACAGCATAAAGTCTAACGCGGTGGTGCTATCGGGGATAATCACCCGTTCAGCGGAGGAATGGGAAATATCCCGTTCGTGCCAGAGGGTTACATTATCCAAAGCTGCCATGGCGTTGGCCTTAACCACCCGACTGAGGCCAGAGACGTTTTCTGCCGTGATGGGGTTGCGCTTATGGGGCATGGCCGAGGAACCCTTTTGTCCTTTGTTAAAATACTCTTCCACCTCTAAGATGTCGGTGCGCTGCAGGTTGCGAATCTCTGTGGCAAATTTATCAAGAGAAGCAGCAATAATGGCCATGGCGCAAAGATACTCGGCATGACGATCCCGCTGAAGTATTTGGGTGGACACCCTGGCCGGCCTAAGACCCAGTTTCCGGCAAACATACGCTTCCACACGGGGATCGATGTTGGCATAGGTACCCACAGCACCAGAGATGGCTCCCACACTTACAGTGGTAATGGCCTTCTCCAGACGTTCGATGTTGCGTTCGGTTTCTGCCACCCACAGCAGCATCTTTAAACCAAAGGTCATGGGCTCCGCATGGATACCGTGGGTACGGCCAATCATTAAGGTGTGTCGATGTTCCTTAGCTTTCTCCAGCAGAACTTCCCGCAGTCGTTTTAGTCGCCGCAGAATGAGTTCACCGGCCTCTTTCATACGAACGCACTGGGCAGTATCCACAACATCCGAGGAGGTTAGGCCCATGTGGATGTATTTAGAGTCTTCCCCCACGTTTTCAGCCACACAGGTCAAAAAGGCAATCACATCGTGCTTGGTTACTTCTTCAATTTCCAAAATACGCTCTGTGCTGAAGGTTGCCTTGGCTTTAATATTTTCCACCGCTGCCGCAGGAATTTGACCCAATTCGGCCATGGCTTCACAGGCAGCAATTTCTACATCCAACCACTTTTGAAACTTGTTCTGATCCGACCAGATGTGCTTCATTTCCGGTAAGGTGTAGCGATCGATCATAGAATCGGTTCCTCCGTTCGTAACAATACTATTTATTATCTAAGTAACCCTCAACACCTAACTCCTTTAAGCGGGCATCCTTGGACTCCACTTCCCTGGCTAAATCTTCCTTAAACTGCCGCAGCTTGGCAGCTAAGGCTTCATCGGTGGTGGCCAGGATTTGTGCTGCCAGGATAGCCGCATTTTTGGCTCCGTTAATGGCCACCGAAGCTACAGGAATGCCGGGAGGCATCTGGGCGATGGAATAAAGGGCATCTACACCGTCCAGGGCGCCTGATTTAACAGGTACCCCAATGACCGGCAGAATGGTGTGGGCCGCAATAACCCCGGGCAGGTGGGCGGCCAGACCGGCGGCAGCAATGATGACCTTAAGTCCCCTAGCTTCGGCAGTTCTGGCATAGGTGGCGGTTTTGTCCGGTGCTCGGTGAGCGGAAGAAATGGTTATTTCATAGGCTATACCAAATTTCTCTAGCAACTTAACAGCATCTTTCATCAATGGCAAATCTGAGTCGCTACCTAGGACAAGACCAACTTGAGGATTCATGGTTCAAACCTCCTAATTTTATTCTCCACCCAGGAAGATAAAACGTGCGACAATGATAGCAAAGAGCAAATACATCATCCAGTGAACTTCCTTGGTACGACCGGACGCTACCTTGAGAATGGTGTAGAAAATAATGCCGGCAGCAATACCGTTGGCAATATTATAGGTGAAGGGCATTAATATAATGGTTAAAAAGGCGGGGAAGCCTTCGGTAAAATCATTAAAGTCAATTTCGCCAATGGCAGATACCATCAGTAATCCTACAATAATCAAAGCCGGAGAAGTGGCTGCATTAGGGATTAGACCTGCCAAGGGAGCGATAACCAAAGCCAACAGAAACATGACACCGGTGGTCACCGCAGTCAGTCCGGTACGTCCACCTTCACCCACACCGGCGGCACTCTCAACAAAGGCTGTCAAGGTACTGGTACCCATGAAAGCACCAAAGGAAACACCGAAGGCATCAACCAGCATGGCTTTGCCAATTTTCGGGGACTGACCATTTTTATCCAGCAGCCCTGCCTTGCCGGCAGTTCCCACCAAAGTACCAAAGGTATCGAAGAGTTCCACAAAGGTAAAGGTAAAGACTACGGTCCAAATGCCCATTTCCAAGGCGCCCATGATATCTAAGTGACCAATATACAGCCCGCTGAAACTGGGCAGGGCGAAGGGAGTAAAGTTTTCGGGAATGACCGTAACGCCCATGGGGATACCAATAAGAGTAGTAATAATAATACCAATTAACAGAGAACCTTTTATCCTTTTGGCCATAAGAATGGCGGTGATAGCCAGGCCGATGATAGCTAACATAGTTGCAGGGTTATGGAAGGAGCCCATGCTGATATTCCATTCAAAGAACTTTAAGGTGGCCACACCACCCTCCTGTTGCAGGGCTTCCAGGGTGGGGGGAATAACCGGACCAGCTTGAATTATGGTAATTTCAGCCATCTTTAAACCAACTATGGTGATGAATAAACCAATCCCTACGGTAATGGCCCGTTTTAGGGAATTGGGGATGGCTACCATCAGAATTTGACGAACGCGGGTTAGGGTAAGAATAAGAAAGATAATACCGGAAAGAAATACTGCACCCAAAGCAGCTTGCCAGGGCATACCCACACCCTGGGCGGCCACAGCGGCAAAGTAGGCATTAAGACCCATACCAGGGGCTAAGGCGATAGGGAAATTAACAAAGAGACCCATAATGATGGTAATAACACCCGCTGCCACAGCGGTAGCAAAGAACACTGCATTCTTATCCATGCCGGTACCGGCAAGGATGTTGGGGTTGAGGAAGAGGATGTAGGCCATGGTCATAAAGGTTGTTAGGCCTGCCACAATTTCGGTTCTTACTGTGGTTTTGTTTTCTTGGAGCTTAAATAACTGTTCCAGCACTTGATGTCTGCCTCCTTAAAAATAAAAAAGATAATTGCTGTGTTCCAGTGTTCCTTGGTTTTCCAGGTTATTATTACCTTAATAACCACAAAAAAACCAAAAAAGCCCAGAACGATAGATTCCAGCTCATATCAGAGTGAAACCTACCGCCTGGGCTTTTATCCCTATCGGTGTAGCGTAAACGCTTGTACCGCTTGGACCAAACCAACTCCATAGGAATTGTGGAACCCTAGGTACACTTTCCCTCCGTAGTCCAGCAATTACGGTTGCCGGGTAGAAACGCTTAGGCCAATTCCCAAGCATATACGGAAATATTCAATTGCACAAACCAATAGTAACAAGACCAGAATGGTTTGTCAACGAGTTAGGACAAAATTTAACATTATTTTCAGGAACACACAGGGGAGCATCGCGAAACTAAGGTTTCTTTTTTAAGCTTTTGGTTGTCAGCCCTCGGCCATCGGCCGTCGGCTTTTTTAGATTAAACCTGGTACTGGTAGCACATTACCTTGGAGAGGAAATTACTTGAGCCCCCTCACTGAGGGGGCTGGCGTGAAGCGCCTGGGGGAGTTGAGTTTTGGGTCCAACTCCCTCAGTGAGATAGGTTCTGAATCCGTTTATACTTGTTCAGATATAATTAAATCCACAAACTGAAAATTAACGGTATCCACTAAACCACGGTTGGTCAGTCTTAGTTCGGGTAAAACTGCCAAAGGCAGTAGGGCCATGGTCATAAAGGGCGAAATCAAATGGCAGCCTAACTCTTTCCAAGCCCCATCCAATTGTTCAACCATCTCTGCTACCCTTTCCACCGACTGGTCGGACATTAGGCCGGCGATGGGCAGAGGCAACAACGCGATTACTTGGCCATCCCGCACCGCTACCATACCGCCGCCCACCTCTGCCAGTTTGTTACCAGCCAGGGCCATATCAGCATCATTGGTACCTACCACCAACAGGTTGTGGCTGTCATGGGCCACAGTGGAGGCTACCGCCCCAGCCTGGAGGTGAAAGCCCTTAACAAATCCTTTGCCCATGGTACCAGTGGCTTTGTGGCGTTCAATAACTGCCACCTTGATAATATCCTGTGCCAGATCAATCTGCACTTCACCTTGGTGTACGGGCAGCAGGCATTGCCGGGCCAAGGTACCCACCTTGGCTTCCATAATTTCCATTACCCGCACTTCAGCAGCGGTAGCCTGTGCATTTTGGGTGGTTACCACAAAATCCGACGGCTTTAATGGTGCCGCTAAGTGCATGGACTGACGGGCAAAATCCGGGTAAGTCACCGCTGGCAAGTCCAGCAGCATGCGTCCCTCTGCTGCCACCAGTTCCCCGTTGACCAGCACCTTTTCCACCTTCACTTTGGTTAAATCGCTAATTAATAAGATATCTGCCCAACGACCAGGAGAGATACTTCCCAGATCGCGATCCATACTAAAGCACTGAGCCACATTGATGGTGACCATCTGGATAGCTGTCACCGGGTTTACCCCTTCCTCAATGGCCCGGCGTACAATATGATCCAGATGACCCAAAGAAATCAGGGTATCCGGATGGGTATCATCACTTATTAGTGTAGCATAGCGGGAATCCACACGGTTTTCGGTAATACTCTTGATGGTTTCTTTTACATCATGCCAAGCCGAGCCTTCCCTCAATTGGGCATACATGCCTAAACGCATTTTGGCTAAGGCATCCTCAGCTCGTACCGATTCATGACAACAGCGAACACCGGTGGAAATATAGGCATTTAACCCTTGGCCGGTTTCCGGGATAGAAAAGTGTCCGGTAATGGTTTTGTTTGCCTCCAGAGTTGCCTGGAGTTCAGCATGAATGTTCGCATCACCGTAGATAACACCAGGGAAATTCATCATTTCCCCTAGTCCGACTACTTCCTCCCATTGCATAGCCTCCCGAATTTCCTGCGGCCCCAAAACGGCACCGGCATCTTCAAAGGCAGGC
This region of Desulforamulus ferrireducens genomic DNA includes:
- the purQ gene encoding phosphoribosylformylglycinamidine synthase subunit PurQ yields the protein MKFGVVVFPGSNCDADCLHAIKASTGQTVEYIWHKAGSVDGYDCIVLPGGFSYGDYLRCGAVARFSPVMTPVIEFAQKGGLVLGICNGFQILTEAGLLPGALHRNKNLQFICDDTYLRIENNATPFTCQAEVGQVIRVPIAHGEGNYYADPEIIQQLEENKQVIFRYCDPYGEITPAANPNGSVNNIAGICNSKGNVLGMMPHPERCAEAILGNTDGQLIFQSLLQQWLRRCG
- the purC gene encoding phosphoribosylaminoimidazolesuccinocarboxamide synthase, whose product is MQKLEMIYEGKAKKVYRTDSPDYYWVEYKDDATAFNGLKKGTIDNKGVVNNKLSAVFFKLLEEKGIATHFVKLINDREMVVKAVEIIKVEVVVRNIVAGSLAKRVGLPEGTLLPQTVLEYYYKDDALGDPLINTSHIAALNLATPEQMAVIKETSLKVNDILREFLAPANIDLIDFKLEFGLHKGEVILADEISPDTCRFWDKTTGEKLDKDRFRRDMGGVEDAYQEVLRRLTGE
- the purL gene encoding phosphoribosylformylglycinamidine synthase subunit PurL, whose product is MSLDPKIWREMGLTDDEYNRIVEILGRHPNYVEVGIFAVMWSEHCSYKTSRPALKTLPTEGPAILQGPGENAGIVDIGDGQAVVFKIESHNHPSAIEPYQGAATGVGGILRDIFTMGARPIAVLDSLRFGELKSPRVRYLFDGVVAGISGYGNCIGVPTVGGEVYFADSYEDNCLVNVMCVGLIDQKDIKKGVASGVGNPVMVVGAKTGRDGIHGATFASEELSEEAAEKRPAVQVGDPFMEKLLLEACLEVIKTGYVVGIQDMGAAGLTSSSCEMASRAGTGLEMDLALVPRREEGMTPYELMLSESQERMLLVVQKGTEEKVKEIFAKWDLDAVVVGQVTDDGILRLKEGDQVVAEIPAKALTEEAPVYHRPTAQPPYLAEVQNYSLDSLPMPEDYNEVLLKLLASPNIASKEYVYQQYDHMVGLNTVVRPGADAAVLRVKGTNKGIAMTTDCNGRYCYLNPKTGAAIAVAEAARNLVCAGAKPLAVTNCLNFGNPEKPEVMWTFWQCIEGMADACRTLETPVTGGNVSLYNETKGNAVYPTPTIGMVGLVEELTKVCTPGFKQEDDAIFLVGETLPELGGSEYLKIHFGLVQGDAPQLNLELEKKVQQFVLAEIKSGLIQSAHDCAEGGLAVALAECCIAGNLGADITMVRRFRGDALLFGESQSRIIITVPKNRSVELVKKLVDAGVPYTHLGKVAGNALVLNVVNPGCSGCGGNLLNLPVAKLAETWREAIPCLMRQ
- the purS gene encoding phosphoribosylformylglycinamidine synthase subunit PurS; the encoded protein is MFQAKIYVTLRKSVLDPQGSVVRKSLYALGYQNVPEVRIGRYMVVDLEVADRAAAEKQVRDMCDKLLVNPVIEDYTFELVEV
- the purB gene encoding adenylosuccinate lyase — translated: MIDRYTLPEMKHIWSDQNKFQKWLDVEIAACEAMAELGQIPAAAVENIKAKATFSTERILEIEEVTKHDVIAFLTCVAENVGEDSKYIHMGLTSSDVVDTAQCVRMKEAGELILRRLKRLREVLLEKAKEHRHTLMIGRTHGIHAEPMTFGLKMLLWVAETERNIERLEKAITTVSVGAISGAVGTYANIDPRVEAYVCRKLGLRPARVSTQILQRDRHAEYLCAMAIIAASLDKFATEIRNLQRTDILEVEEYFNKGQKGSSAMPHKRNPITAENVSGLSRVVKANAMAALDNVTLWHERDISHSSAERVIIPDSTTALDFMLYRFTGIMEKLLVYPENMKRNLEKTLGLVFSQRVLLALVDKGLTRERAYELVQRNAMEAWRTGTRFIELLEADEDIREQLTSEELQNLFDYSYHLAHIDDIYSRFGL
- a CDS encoding NCS2 family permease, with translation MLEQLFKLQENKTTVRTEIVAGLTTFMTMAYILFLNPNILAGTGMDKNAVFFATAVAAGVITIIMGLFVNFPIALAPGMGLNAYFAAVAAQGVGMPWQAALGAVFLSGIIFLILTLTRVRQILMVAIPNSLKRAITVGIGLFITIVGLKMAEITIIQAGPVIPPTLEALQQEGGVATLKFFEWNISMGSFHNPATMLAIIGLAITAILMAKRIKGSLLIGIIITTLIGIPMGVTVIPENFTPFALPSFSGLYIGHLDIMGALEMGIWTVVFTFTFVELFDTFGTLVGTAGKAGLLDKNGQSPKIGKAMLVDAFGVSFGAFMGTSTLTAFVESAAGVGEGGRTGLTAVTTGVMFLLALVIAPLAGLIPNAATSPALIIVGLLMVSAIGEIDFNDFTEGFPAFLTIILMPFTYNIANGIAAGIIFYTILKVASGRTKEVHWMMYLLFAIIVARFIFLGGE
- the purE gene encoding 5-(carboxyamino)imidazole ribonucleotide mutase is translated as MNPQVGLVLGSDSDLPLMKDAVKLLEKFGIAYEITISSAHRAPDKTATYARTAEARGLKVIIAAAGLAAHLPGVIAAHTILPVIGVPVKSGALDGVDALYSIAQMPPGIPVASVAINGAKNAAILAAQILATTDEALAAKLRQFKEDLAREVESKDARLKELGVEGYLDNK
- the ade gene encoding adenine deaminase, with the translated sequence MKKRYPLAEVTQELVAVAMGRQPAEVVLKNGRLVNVNTGEIMPNMDVAITHGRIALVGDATHTIGEGTQVIDCQGCYLTPGFMDGHIHVESSMMTVKEYARSVVPRGTTTIFMDPHEIANVLGMDGIKLMIEEGKQVPLRVYVAMPSCVPATPAFEDAGAVLGPQEIREAMQWEEVVGLGEMMNFPGVIYGDANIHAELQATLEANKTITGHFSIPETGQGLNAYISTGVRCCHESVRAEDALAKMRLGMYAQLREGSAWHDVKETIKSITENRVDSRYATLISDDTHPDTLISLGHLDHIVRRAIEEGVNPVTAIQMVTINVAQCFSMDRDLGSISPGRWADILLISDLTKVKVEKVLVNGELVAAEGRMLLDLPAVTYPDFARQSMHLAAPLKPSDFVVTTQNAQATAAEVRVMEIMEAKVGTLARQCLLPVHQGEVQIDLAQDIIKVAVIERHKATGTMGKGFVKGFHLQAGAVASTVAHDSHNLLVVGTNDADMALAGNKLAEVGGGMVAVRDGQVIALLPLPIAGLMSDQSVERVAEMVEQLDGAWKELGCHLISPFMTMALLPLAVLPELRLTNRGLVDTVNFQFVDLIISEQV